From the Bradyrhizobium ontarionense genome, the window TCGAACAATTGGGGTATGAGCGAGCCTCCGCACCGCGCTCCCTGGTGCTGTCCAGTGCGAATGAAATTCGAAGCTTCGCGGCTGGCCATACCGTCCACCGCGCAGGATCTCGTGCCGGCGCGGTTTTTCAGATCGTAACCGGGCACGTGAAGCTGTTGGCGCCAGCACGCAACGGCGGGCAACAGATCGTGGCCCTGCTCGGAGCGGGCGATTGTTTCGGGCTGTCAGATGATGGCCGAAATCTCTGCAGCGCCGAAACCCTGACGCCGGTCCAGGTCAGGGTCCTCGCGCGCGGAAAAGTTGACAGCAACAGCATTCATGCGATCAACAGGCAGCTCCAGGCGCAGATGAGCGCGAGCTTCAGCCACTGCGTGGCAATCACGCAGCTTTCGGCCCGTGAGCGGCTCGCGGACTTCCTGACGAGATGGGCGAAGCGCGAAACGCCTCAGCTTCTGAACGGCGGAGCCGCAGATGCCGAGCCGATCGAGCTGCGCATTCCACTGCTTCGCTATGAAATCGCAAACTACCTGTCCGTGACCACCGAAACCTTGTCTCGATGCTTTGCCGAGTTTCGCCGACGCGGTTTCATCAGCACGCCTACGCCAAAGGCGCGGGAGATCCTCCGCATTGATGACTTCCAAGGTCTCCTGGCGGTGTGCTCGGAGGCTCGGCCGGAGCAGCGATCATGAGAGATCGAGCGGAATTGCAGATGCGGTTCTCTCGCCGGCGACGCGCCGTTGGTTGTGTCCCTGTTCGTGGCGAGTTGGGTTTTGCAGCTCGTCCTTCTTCGCTGGAGCGTCTCGAATGCCCCGTCTGATTCGCTTGCTTGCAAGGAATGCGCTGATCGGATTTGCGATCGCCGCCCTCGCTGTTGCCAGTCTCGTGGTCTTCGACGTCGCGCGTATCGGCTCACTGATCGCGCATGCCGAGCGGGGCTGGCTTGTCATCGGGCTTCTGACGTTCATGCTCGGTCTGACATTTGCCAGCGCGCAAATGGGCTTTGCAATCATGTTGTTGCCCTACGACCAGGAGGAGCCTCCTTCTGGCGCGCGGCAAATGGACTGCCGAGGGTGGAACCTGCGGCGACGACGAGCGGCAGTGAGACTCGTTGTCCGGCAACCGCGCCTGGACCGCGTTCAGCACAAACGCCATTTCTAGAAACCAGGGTGAGAGGAGCGATGTTGACGAGGTTGCGATCGGCGACGATCAGAATCCTGGCGGCAGGTCTTTATCTGTTCGCCGGGCTGTCCGTTGGCGCCGGTCATCGTCCCCTTGCCATCCCCTCCGATCCCCTTGCTGCGTATGTTTTGCCGGACGGTTCACGTCCGGTTCTCTGCCTGACCGAGAAGCGCTCGCCGCCCGGCGAGACTGACGGTTCGATCCAGGTCGAACATTGCGATGCTTGCCGCCTCGCCAGCGCCCCCGGCCTTCCGCCCATCGACGCGTCTCACGTGCGGATTGAGCGCGACAGGCTGTCTTTGGAATTTGCCGTCCCGAGCGATGCGCCGATCCCGTTCCTGCAAACGCGCAGGCACTGTATCCGAGGACCGCCTTCTCCAGATGTCGTCGTCTGACTCCTGAGCCGTCCGTTCGGAATTCCGACGACGGGACCAGACTTGCGCGATCCTGGAACCAAACATGCGATTTGCTTATCCCGCCTCGCTCTCGCGGGCGACCGCCGCCGTTGCCAAATCCCCGGCGCTGCTCCAGCTATCTAATCGTTTCCGCGGCATTTGCCCGGATGCGGCGCCACGCATCCACGCGGCGGATGATCTCGGCCGCGCTCATGGCCGTGCCGAAAAATGCGAACATCAGCGCGAAGAGTCGAAAATTGGCATCCTCGGTGACCGCAGCAATTCCAACCGCCGCGATGGCGGCAAAACCGAGCAGCAGGCCGATCCACCAACTGGTCT encodes:
- a CDS encoding Crp/Fnr family transcriptional regulator, which translates into the protein MNSLLDGALTRAGAPASSHDGIELEQLGYERASAPRSLVLSSANEIRSFAAGHTVHRAGSRAGAVFQIVTGHVKLLAPARNGGQQIVALLGAGDCFGLSDDGRNLCSAETLTPVQVRVLARGKVDSNSIHAINRQLQAQMSASFSHCVAITQLSARERLADFLTRWAKRETPQLLNGGAADAEPIELRIPLLRYEIANYLSVTTETLSRCFAEFRRRGFISTPTPKAREILRIDDFQGLLAVCSEARPEQRS